The genomic stretch CTCGCCAGCCTTTTATAGTTCTCGCGCTGACTCCTACCAGAAAATGGAAAACGCCGCTTCTCGATGAATCCCCGCTCAGCGATGGCGCTCCGGCGGGCTCTGCTCGCCCTCCTCGCCCGGCTCGAACATATGGATCGGATGGCCGGGCATGATCGTCGAGATCGCATGCTTATAGACGAGCTGGGAATGCCCATCGCGCCGCAGCAAGAGGCAGAAATTGTCGAACCAGGTCACGATGCCCTGCAATTTGACGCCATTGACCAGAAAAATCGTGAGTGGGACTTTGTTCTTCCGCACGTAATTCAAAAACGTATCTTGCAGATTTTGCGCGCGTTCGGAGGACATCGGCTATCCTGTTCTGTTTTTCGTTATCGGGGCGATTTGCGTCGCTCTTATCGGTCCATAGCCATCCGACCGCACATTAGAGCCCGCGCCGGCGCAATGCGCAAGACGCAACTCCCTCATGCGGCCAAAGGCCTCCCCTTACGGTCCTGTAACCCGCTGTTTCGACGAGTTTACGACGAGACGAAACGCATCAACTAGAGCCAAACCGTCGCAGAGCCAATAGGAAAATTTCGCAAGACCTTGTAACCGCGAGATTTGTCGTTCACTCGATGGCGAGCGACTTCAACTTGCGATGGAGCGCCGATCGCTCCATTCCAATGAATTCCGCCGTTCGCGAAATATTGTTGCTGAAGCGATTGAGCTGGGCGATCAGATATTCTCTCTCGAACACTTCGCGCGCCTCGCGCAGCGGCAGGCTCATCAGCTTCTCGCCGCGCACGCCGGCCGGAGTGGCGGGAACGAGCTGGCCGATCTCGGACGGCAGCATTTCGGCGGAAATCTCCGCCGTCGCGTCGCCGGCGGTCAGAATCATCAGCCGCTCCACATTATTGCGCAGCTGGCGGATATTGCCGGGCCAATCGTGCAATTGCATCACGGCGAGCGCATCCTCGCTGATCTTGCGGCGCGGCATGCCGGAGGTCGCCGAGACCTGCTCCATGAAATATTCGATGAGCTCGGGGATATCCTCCCGCCGCTCCGCGAGCGAGGGGATGCGAATCGGCACCACGGAGAGGCGATGGAAGAGATCCTCGCGCAGAGCGCCCTCCTCTATCGCCGAGGTGAGATCGCGCGCCGATGAGGAGATGATCCGCACGTCGACCTCGACGCGCGCCGTTCCGCCGACACGCTGAAAATTCTGCTCGACCAGAACGCGCAGGATTTTCGCCTGCGTGTCCTTCGGCATGTCGGCGATCTCGTCGAGGAAGAGCGTGCCGCCATGGGCCTCCTCCAGCGCGCCGATCTTGCGCGCGCCCTCGCCGCCCTCGCTGCCGAACAGCTCTATCTCCATATTCTCCGGCGTGATCGTCGCCGCATTGATGACGACGAAGGGTCCGGCGGCGCGTTGCGAGGCGGCGTGGATGCAGCGCGCTGCGAGCTCCTTGCCGGAGCCCGGCTGGCCGGTGATGAGCACGCGCGAATTCACCGGCGCGACGCGGGCGATCACCTGCTGCAGCTGATGCGCCGGAAAGGAGCTGCCGACGATGCGGTCCGAGGCGCCGGCGCGTTGGCGCAGCGCGCTCACTTCACGGCGCAGATGCGAGGCCTCGAGCGCGCGCTCGGCGACGAGCACGAGACGGTCCGCCTTGAAGGGCTTTTCAATGAAATCATAGGCGCCGAGCTTTATGGCGCTCACCGCGGTCTCGATATTGCCGTGGCCGGAAATCATCACCACCGGCAGGTCTTTGTGCTGCTTCTGGACGATCTCCAGCACCTGCATGCCGTCGAGTCGCGAGCCCTGCAGCCAGATGTCGAGAAAGACGAGATGCGGGCGGCGCTGCTCGATCGCGGCCAGCGCGCCATCGGCGTCCTTGGCGGTGCGCACGCCATGGCCCTCGTCGCCGAGAATGCCGGCGACCAGCTCCCTTATGTCTTCTTCATCGTCGACGATGAGAATGTCGCTGACCATGTTCCTCACCATTCACGAAATCCGCGCCTGCGCCTGCATCTCCTCCGCCGCCGTCTCGGCGAGCGGAATGAGCAGGCGCACGCAGGCGCCCGTCCCGGAGGGGGCGTCGAGCAATTCGAGTCGGCCGCCATGGTCCTCGATGATCTTGGCGACAATAGGCAGGCCGAGCCCCGTGCCCTCGGCGCGCGTCGTCATATAAGGCTCGAGCAGGCGTTGCCGGTTGAAGGCGGGGAACCCCTTGCCATTGTCGACGACGTCGATCTCGGCCATGCGGTCGCGCACGCCGAGGCTGATGTCGATGCGCTTGGCGGCGAGCGGGGCGGCGTCCTCGCGCGCTTCTATGCCCTCGGCGGCGTTTTTCACTATGTTGGTGAGCGCCTGCGACAGCAGCCTTCGATCGAAGACCGCGTAGACCGGCGCCTCCGGCAGATTGAGCGTCATCTCGACGTCGTTATGCGCGACGCGCGTCAGAAAAAAGGCCTGACGCATGCAGTCGCAGAGATCGTCGCGCACCGGCCGCGCTTTCGGCATTCTGGCGAAGGAGGCGAATTCGTCGACCATGCGCTTGATGTCGTCGACCTGACGCACGATCGTGTCGGTGCATTGGTCGAAGACGTCGCGCTCGAAGGTGATGTGCTTGCCGTATTTGCGTTTCAGCCGCTCGGCGGAGAGCTGGATCGGCGTCAGCGGATTTTTGATCTCATGGGCGATTCGCCGCGCCACATCGGCCCAGGCGGAGGTGCGCTGGGCGGTGACGAGATCGGTGATGTCGTCCAGCGTGACGACGAAATGCGCGCCGCCCTTTTGCGTGCTCGCCGAGGTGACGCGGACGGCGAGCGTCAACTCCTTGACGCCGCGCTTTATGTTGATCTGCGTCTGAATGGCGCGCGGAAACGCTTCGACCGCATCGGCGAGAATTGGCGCGATCTCGGGGAGAGCTTCCGCCGCCCGCGCGCCGATCGCCGCCACGCCATCCTTGCCGGCCACGCCCTGCCCCGCCCCGCCGACGAGAAGCTCCTCCGCAGAGCGGTTCAGCACATTGATCCGCCCTTCCGCATCGACGCCGATGACGGCCGCCGGCACGCCAGAGAGCACCGCCTCGGTGAAGAGACGGCGCTCCTCATTCTGGTGATTGGCGGCCAGCAGGCGGCTCTGCTGCTGCTCGATCTCGCTGGTCATATTGTTGAAGACGGAGCCGAGCCGCGCGAGATCGCCATGCGAGCGCTCGACATCGACGCGCACGTCGAGATTGCCGGCGGAAACCTGATCTGTGGCGGCGATGAGCGCGCGAATCGGCGCGACGAGCCGATCCACGAAATCGAGCCCGACCCATACCGCCGACAGCAGCATTATGGTGGCGAGCAGCGCATACATGACGGTGAAGGCCTTTTTCACCGCGCCGCGATAGGTCTCGAAAGCGTCATAGGTGGCGATGAGGCTCGCCGCCTGCTCTGG from Methylosinus sp. C49 encodes the following:
- the hfq gene encoding RNA chaperone Hfq → MSSERAQNLQDTFLNYVRKNKVPLTIFLVNGVKLQGIVTWFDNFCLLLRRDGHSQLVYKHAISTIMPGHPIHMFEPGEEGEQSPPERHR
- a CDS encoding sigma-54 dependent transcriptional regulator, which encodes MVSDILIVDDEEDIRELVAGILGDEGHGVRTAKDADGALAAIEQRRPHLVFLDIWLQGSRLDGMQVLEIVQKQHKDLPVVMISGHGNIETAVSAIKLGAYDFIEKPFKADRLVLVAERALEASHLRREVSALRQRAGASDRIVGSSFPAHQLQQVIARVAPVNSRVLITGQPGSGKELAARCIHAASQRAAGPFVVINAATITPENMEIELFGSEGGEGARKIGALEEAHGGTLFLDEIADMPKDTQAKILRVLVEQNFQRVGGTARVEVDVRIISSSARDLTSAIEEGALREDLFHRLSVVPIRIPSLAERREDIPELIEYFMEQVSATSGMPRRKISEDALAVMQLHDWPGNIRQLRNNVERLMILTAGDATAEISAEMLPSEIGQLVPATPAGVRGEKLMSLPLREAREVFEREYLIAQLNRFSNNISRTAEFIGMERSALHRKLKSLAIE
- a CDS encoding PAS domain-containing sensor histidine kinase; this encodes MAGDIQAPEPPAASGKRSWRLWFGPIAVVAAVACALATFFVMAELAPVAPTSDVVYPLFFADAVALVLLVALVLVKAGTLIGSWRRGAAAAGLHIRILAFFSALALTPAITLAIVGSVTLERALNPQFLAMVKTSVHSTAEAARVFRETQCRSLLQEAQLSASDLDRARAMFNADRGLFHEFFVSRARFLGFSVAAIVKTDGQILERVDVTADGSAIVIAPPASDFEDARKGEPLCLVIDDGLTFVALRPLSSFPDTFLYVTRPVDPFGVQFPEQAASLIATYDAFETYRGAVKKAFTVMYALLATIMLLSAVWVGLDFVDRLVAPIRALIAATDQVSAGNLDVRVDVERSHGDLARLGSVFNNMTSEIEQQQSRLLAANHQNEERRLFTEAVLSGVPAAVIGVDAEGRINVLNRSAEELLVGGAGQGVAGKDGVAAIGARAAEALPEIAPILADAVEAFPRAIQTQINIKRGVKELTLAVRVTSASTQKGGAHFVVTLDDITDLVTAQRTSAWADVARRIAHEIKNPLTPIQLSAERLKRKYGKHITFERDVFDQCTDTIVRQVDDIKRMVDEFASFARMPKARPVRDDLCDCMRQAFFLTRVAHNDVEMTLNLPEAPVYAVFDRRLLSQALTNIVKNAAEGIEAREDAAPLAAKRIDISLGVRDRMAEIDVVDNGKGFPAFNRQRLLEPYMTTRAEGTGLGLPIVAKIIEDHGGRLELLDAPSGTGACVRLLIPLAETAAEEMQAQARIS